In Streptomyces sp. NBC_00448, the following are encoded in one genomic region:
- a CDS encoding response regulator transcription factor — MSNGESGEAPARVLIVDDEPAVREALRRSLAFEGYDTALAADGLAALEQADSYRPDAIVLDVLMPRMDGLTTARRLRSSGVTTPILMLTARDTVGDRVTGLDAGADDYLVKPFELDELLARLRALLRRSSYATPPGRTDDDAHALTFADLRMDTATREVTRAGQQVELTRTEYTLLELFLTHPRQVLTREQILKSVWGFDFEPSSNSLDVYVMYLRRKTEAGGMPRLVHTVRGVGYVLRAPDGGHA, encoded by the coding sequence ATGAGCAACGGGGAGAGCGGCGAGGCGCCCGCGCGGGTGCTGATCGTGGACGACGAGCCGGCCGTACGGGAAGCGCTGCGCCGCAGCCTGGCGTTCGAGGGGTACGACACCGCGCTCGCCGCCGACGGACTCGCCGCGCTGGAGCAGGCGGACAGCTACCGCCCCGACGCGATCGTGCTGGACGTGCTGATGCCGCGGATGGACGGCCTGACCACGGCACGCCGGCTGCGGTCGAGCGGAGTGACCACGCCGATCCTGATGCTCACCGCCCGGGACACCGTCGGCGACCGCGTCACGGGCCTGGACGCCGGCGCCGACGACTACCTCGTCAAGCCCTTCGAACTGGACGAGTTGCTCGCCCGGCTGCGCGCGCTGCTGCGCCGCAGCTCGTACGCGACCCCGCCCGGCCGGACCGATGACGACGCGCACGCGCTCACCTTCGCCGACCTGCGGATGGACACGGCCACCCGCGAGGTCACCCGGGCCGGGCAGCAGGTGGAGTTGACCCGCACCGAGTACACCCTGCTGGAGCTGTTCCTGACCCACCCGCGCCAGGTGCTGACCCGGGAGCAGATCCTCAAGTCGGTGTGGGGCTTCGACTTCGAGCCGTCCTCCAACTCGCTCGACGTGTACGTGATGTACCTGCGCCGCAAGACCGAGGCCGGCGGCATGCCGCGGCTGGTGCACACCGTGCGCGGCGTCGGCTACGTGCTGCGCGCCCCCGACGGCGGGCACGCGTGA
- a CDS encoding S1C family serine protease, whose protein sequence is MTSESSRNGEPQFPYDPQLPLQPDPQAPYSEPPTPAAPPVQPHPHSGGGYQDPYYGGGEPGHTVIQGSVVPPAPETATSSGGYPPPPAYQAGYAAVGAVPLGASPVPHRRRRMSRPFALAAAVALAAGVIGGGAGALIGHATDNSGSSVASAAAVNASAVDGSVAGVYKAVNPSVVEINATLSDGKSTGAGVIITSNGQIITNNHVIAGAQSISVTYSSGKTASASVVGTDAKKDLALIKVNGASGLPAAVLGNSSGLAVGDQVVAIGSPEGLSDTVTSGIVSSLNRDVTVPVEESQGQDQSQGQQGYGGGSGGGSGDQWPFSFGGNQYNGSTGSTTTTYKAIQTDASLNPGNSGGALINMSGQIVGINSAMYSSSSDSSSSSSSAGSVGLGFAIPINTVTSDLAHLRAGGDSN, encoded by the coding sequence ATGACCAGCGAGAGCAGCCGCAACGGCGAACCCCAGTTTCCGTACGACCCGCAGCTTCCGCTCCAGCCCGACCCGCAGGCGCCGTACTCCGAGCCGCCCACCCCCGCGGCTCCGCCCGTGCAGCCGCACCCGCACTCCGGGGGCGGCTACCAGGACCCGTACTACGGCGGCGGCGAGCCCGGGCACACCGTGATCCAGGGGTCGGTGGTTCCCCCGGCCCCCGAGACCGCGACCAGCTCCGGCGGCTACCCGCCGCCGCCCGCCTACCAGGCCGGCTACGCGGCCGTGGGTGCCGTGCCCCTGGGTGCCTCGCCCGTCCCGCACCGGCGCCGCCGGATGAGCCGGCCGTTCGCGCTCGCCGCGGCGGTGGCCCTGGCCGCGGGTGTGATCGGCGGCGGCGCCGGCGCGCTGATCGGGCACGCCACCGACAACTCCGGCAGCAGCGTGGCGTCCGCCGCAGCGGTCAACGCCTCCGCCGTGGACGGCAGCGTGGCCGGCGTGTACAAGGCGGTCAACCCCAGCGTGGTGGAGATCAACGCGACCCTCAGCGACGGCAAGTCGACCGGCGCGGGCGTCATCATCACCTCCAACGGCCAGATCATCACCAACAACCACGTGATCGCGGGCGCCCAGAGCATCTCCGTCACCTACAGCAGCGGCAAGACCGCGTCCGCGTCGGTGGTCGGCACCGACGCGAAGAAGGACCTCGCGCTGATCAAGGTGAACGGCGCGAGCGGACTGCCCGCGGCGGTCCTCGGCAACTCCTCCGGGCTCGCGGTCGGCGACCAGGTCGTGGCGATCGGCTCGCCCGAGGGCCTCAGCGACACCGTGACCAGCGGCATCGTCTCCTCGCTCAACCGCGACGTGACCGTGCCGGTCGAGGAGAGCCAGGGCCAGGACCAGAGCCAGGGCCAGCAGGGCTACGGCGGGGGCAGCGGGGGCGGCAGCGGCGACCAGTGGCCGTTCTCCTTCGGCGGCAACCAGTACAACGGCAGCACCGGCAGCACCACGACCACGTACAAGGCGATCCAGACCGACGCGTCGCTCAACCCGGGCAACTCCGGTGGCGCGCTGATCAACATGAGCGGGCAGATCGTCGGCATCAACTCGGCGATGTACTCCAGCTCCTCCGACAGCAGCTCCTCCTCGTCGAGCGCGGGCAGCGTGGGGCTCGGGTTCGCCATCCCGATCAACACCGTCACGTCCGACCTCGCGCACCTGAGGGCCGGCGGGGACAGCAACTAG
- a CDS encoding LacI family DNA-binding transcriptional regulator has translation MPKVTRDDVARLAGTSTAVVSYVINNGPRPVAPATRERVLAAIKQLGYRPDRVAQAMASRRTDLIGLIVPDARQPFFAEMAHAVEQAASERGKMVLVGNSDYLDDREVHYLRAFLGMRVSGLILISQGPSENAAIEIDAWDARVVLLHERPEAIDDIAVVTDDIGGAQLATRHLLEHGYDYVACLGGTEVTPEVGDPVTDHVVGWRRAMAEAGKSTEGRLFQAPYNRYDAYQVALGLLAGPDRPPAIFCATDDQAIGVLRAARELRIDVPGKLAVAGFDDVKEAALADPPLTTVASDRQAMARAAVDAVLDDSLRVPGSRRERVRQFPSRLVVRGSCGCG, from the coding sequence GTGCCCAAGGTGACGCGTGACGATGTGGCCAGGCTGGCGGGGACCTCGACCGCGGTCGTCAGCTATGTCATCAACAACGGACCCCGGCCGGTAGCCCCGGCCACCCGCGAGCGCGTGCTCGCGGCCATCAAGCAGCTCGGCTACCGCCCGGACCGGGTCGCGCAGGCGATGGCCAGCCGCCGTACCGACCTGATCGGGCTGATCGTCCCGGACGCGCGCCAGCCGTTCTTCGCGGAGATGGCGCACGCGGTCGAACAGGCCGCGTCCGAGCGCGGAAAGATGGTGCTGGTCGGCAACTCCGACTACCTCGACGACCGCGAGGTGCACTACCTGCGGGCCTTCCTCGGCATGCGGGTGTCCGGGCTGATCCTGATCAGCCAGGGTCCCAGCGAGAACGCCGCCATAGAGATCGACGCCTGGGACGCCCGGGTGGTGCTGCTGCACGAGCGTCCCGAGGCGATCGACGACATCGCGGTGGTCACCGACGACATCGGCGGCGCCCAACTGGCCACCCGGCACCTGCTGGAGCACGGCTACGACTACGTCGCCTGCCTCGGCGGCACCGAGGTCACCCCGGAGGTCGGCGACCCCGTCACCGACCACGTGGTCGGCTGGCGGCGGGCCATGGCGGAGGCCGGGAAGTCCACCGAGGGCCGGCTCTTCCAGGCGCCGTACAACCGCTACGACGCCTACCAGGTCGCGCTGGGCCTGCTCGCCGGGCCGGACCGGCCGCCGGCGATCTTCTGCGCGACCGACGACCAGGCGATCGGCGTGCTGCGGGCCGCCCGCGAGCTGCGGATCGACGTGCCCGGCAAGCTGGCGGTGGCCGGCTTCGACGACGTCAAGGAGGCCGCGCTCGCCGACCCGCCGCTGACCACGGTCGCCTCCGACCGGCAGGCGATGGCCCGCGCCGCGGTGGACGCGGTGCTCGACGACTCGCTGCGGGTGCCCGGTTCGCGCCGCGAGCGGGTCCGGCAGTTCCCGTCCCGGCTGGTCGTCCGGGGTTCGTGCGGCTGCGGCTGA
- a CDS encoding response regulator transcription factor, with protein sequence MSSLLLLTNALQPSTEVLPALGLLLHSVRVAPAEGPALVDTPGADVILIDGRRDLPQVRSLCQLLRSTGPGCPLMLVVTEGGLAAVTADWGIDDVLLDTAGPAEVEARLRLAMGRQQISNDDSPMEIRNGDLSVDEATYSAKLKGRVLDLTFKEFELLKYLAQHPGRVFTRAQLLQEVWGYDYFGGTRTVDVHVRRLRAKLGVEHESLIGTVRNVGYRFVTPEKPEKADRTEKADKASAGGRTAEDPDRAGSRRYPAEGSVERSADQYVDKHSSTEQTV encoded by the coding sequence GTGAGTTCACTCCTGCTTCTGACCAACGCCCTTCAACCCTCCACCGAAGTGCTGCCCGCACTCGGTCTGCTGCTGCACAGCGTGCGCGTGGCACCCGCCGAGGGCCCGGCTCTGGTCGACACCCCCGGTGCCGACGTGATCCTGATCGACGGCCGGCGGGACCTGCCGCAGGTGCGCAGCCTGTGCCAGCTGCTGCGCTCCACCGGCCCCGGCTGCCCGCTGATGCTGGTGGTCACCGAAGGCGGCCTGGCCGCCGTCACGGCGGACTGGGGCATCGACGACGTGCTGCTGGACACCGCCGGCCCGGCCGAGGTCGAGGCGCGGCTGCGGCTGGCCATGGGCCGCCAGCAGATCAGCAACGACGACAGCCCGATGGAGATCCGCAACGGCGACCTGTCGGTCGACGAGGCGACGTACAGCGCGAAGCTCAAGGGCCGGGTACTCGACCTGACCTTCAAGGAGTTCGAGCTGCTGAAGTACCTCGCGCAGCACCCCGGCCGGGTCTTCACCCGCGCCCAGTTGCTCCAGGAGGTGTGGGGCTACGACTACTTCGGCGGCACCCGCACCGTGGACGTGCACGTGCGACGGCTGCGGGCCAAGCTCGGCGTGGAGCACGAGTCGCTGATCGGCACCGTGCGCAACGTCGGCTACCGCTTCGTCACGCCGGAGAAGCCCGAGAAGGCCGACCGGACCGAGAAGGCGGACAAGGCGAGCGCGGGCGGCCGGACCGCCGAGGACCCCGACCGCGCCGGAAGCCGCCGGTACCCGGCGGAGGGCTCGGTCGAGCGGTCCGCCGACCAGTATGTGGACAAGCACAGTTCGACCGAGCAGACCGTCTGA
- a CDS encoding alpha/beta hydrolase: protein MDSPAESDDSLSRVSVVTSSGRRAVLLTSDRVPVEAEHIPAPAGSGRLAIVVAHGFTGALERPALRRAAGRLAAYGGVVAFSFRGHGGSGGRSTVGDREVLDLDAAVRWARQLGYPDVATVGFSMGGSVVLRHAALFGVDAVVSVSSPARWYYRGTPPMRRLHWVVTRPVGRLVSRYGLHTRVHTRDWDPVPLSPVQAVPLIPPAPLLIVHGDRDAYFPLDHPRSLAEAAGPGGAELWIEAGFGHAENAAAPELLDRIGTWLTARFPAS from the coding sequence ATGGACAGCCCTGCCGAGAGCGACGACAGCCTTTCGCGTGTTTCGGTGGTCACTTCGAGTGGCCGCCGGGCGGTGTTGTTGACATCCGATCGGGTGCCCGTCGAGGCGGAGCACATCCCGGCACCGGCGGGTTCCGGCCGACTGGCGATCGTGGTCGCGCACGGCTTCACCGGCGCCCTGGAGCGGCCCGCGCTGCGCCGCGCGGCCGGGCGGCTGGCGGCCTACGGCGGCGTGGTGGCCTTCTCCTTCCGCGGCCACGGCGGCTCCGGCGGACGCTCCACGGTCGGCGACCGGGAAGTGCTCGACCTGGACGCGGCGGTGCGCTGGGCACGGCAGTTGGGATACCCGGACGTGGCCACCGTCGGCTTCTCGATGGGCGGTTCGGTGGTGCTGCGGCACGCCGCGCTGTTCGGCGTGGACGCGGTGGTGTCGGTCAGCTCACCGGCCCGCTGGTACTACCGCGGCACCCCGCCGATGCGCCGGCTGCACTGGGTGGTGACCCGGCCGGTGGGGCGGCTGGTCTCGCGCTACGGGCTGCACACCCGTGTGCACACCCGCGACTGGGACCCGGTGCCGCTCTCCCCGGTGCAGGCGGTGCCGCTGATCCCGCCGGCGCCGCTGCTGATCGTGCACGGCGACCGGGACGCGTACTTCCCGCTGGACCACCCGCGCTCGCTCGCCGAGGCGGCCGGTCCCGGCGGCGCGGAGCTGTGGATCGAAGCCGGCTTCGGGCACGCGGAGAACGCGGCGGCGCCGGAACTGCTGGACCGGATCGGCACGTGGCTGACCGCCCGCTTTCCCGCGAGCTGA
- a CDS encoding MoaD/ThiS family protein → MAAPDTAGPAAGTIRYWAAAKAAAGTTEEPYRAATLADALAAARARHAREPEFARVLLRCSFLIDGTPVGTRDHSAVPLPDGGTVEVLPPFAGG, encoded by the coding sequence ATGGCAGCACCTGACACGGCGGGGCCCGCGGCGGGCACGATCCGCTACTGGGCCGCGGCGAAGGCCGCCGCGGGCACGACGGAGGAGCCGTACCGCGCGGCGACCCTCGCCGACGCCCTGGCCGCGGCCCGCGCACGGCACGCCCGCGAACCGGAGTTCGCCCGGGTGCTGCTGCGCTGCTCCTTCCTGATCGACGGCACGCCCGTCGGCACCCGCGACCACTCCGCGGTCCCCCTGCCAGACGGCGGCACGGTGGAGGTCCTTCCGCCGTTCGCGGGAGGATGA
- a CDS encoding LmeA family phospholipid-binding protein, translated as MRAARITLIVVLVLGAIFVGLDRIAVYVAQNKAASQAQTSEGLTDKPKVGIKGFPFLTQALSGKLHHVTINADGVAAASGGRSVQVEDFHADLYDVKLSNGYSEAKADRATGEAKISYEELTKAAPDGITVSYPGGGATDTVRITGSYLGTHLSVLSKLSVVDPKSGAAPNTIQLHAEGLPKEFTALGLETKLRNQIDFTPELTHLPAGLGLTSVTTGPDGITIKFGGHGVVLAG; from the coding sequence ATGCGCGCGGCGCGAATAACACTGATCGTGGTCCTGGTCCTGGGCGCGATCTTCGTCGGGCTGGACCGGATCGCCGTGTACGTGGCCCAGAACAAGGCCGCCAGTCAGGCCCAGACCTCGGAGGGCCTGACCGACAAGCCGAAGGTGGGCATCAAGGGCTTCCCGTTCCTCACCCAGGCCCTGTCCGGCAAGCTGCACCACGTGACGATCAACGCCGACGGCGTCGCGGCGGCCAGCGGCGGCCGGAGTGTCCAGGTCGAGGACTTCCACGCCGACCTGTACGACGTGAAGCTCTCCAACGGCTACAGCGAGGCCAAGGCCGACCGCGCCACCGGCGAGGCGAAGATCAGCTACGAGGAGCTGACGAAGGCCGCGCCGGACGGGATCACCGTCTCGTACCCGGGCGGCGGCGCCACCGACACCGTGCGGATCACCGGCTCCTACCTCGGCACCCACCTCAGCGTGCTGAGCAAGCTCAGCGTCGTGGACCCGAAGTCCGGGGCCGCGCCCAACACGATCCAGTTGCACGCCGAGGGGCTGCCGAAGGAGTTCACCGCGCTCGGGCTGGAGACCAAGCTCCGCAACCAGATCGACTTCACCCCCGAGCTGACCCACCTGCCCGCGGGGCTGGGCCTGACCTCGGTCACCACCGGCCCGGACGGCATCACCATCAAGTTCGGCGGGCATGGCGTGGTTCTCGCAGGCTGA
- a CDS encoding sulfurtransferase has protein sequence MSRSDVLVDADWVEAHIDDPKVVIVEVDEDTSAYEKNHIKNAVRIDWKSDLQDPVRRDFVDQAGFEALLSAKGIANDDTVVLYGGNNNWFASYAYWYFKLYGHDAVKLLDGGRKKWELDARELVDEVPARAATTYRAKAQDTSIRAYRDDVVAAIGAQNLVDVRSPDEFSGKLLAPAHLPQEQSQRPGHVPSARNIPWSKNANDDGTFKSDDELKALYAEEQVDLATDTIAYCRIGERSALTWFVLHELLGVSNVKNYDGSWTEYGSLVGVPIELGSN, from the coding sequence ATGAGCCGCAGTGACGTCCTCGTGGACGCCGACTGGGTCGAGGCCCACATCGACGACCCGAAGGTGGTCATCGTCGAGGTGGACGAGGACACCTCGGCCTACGAGAAGAACCACATCAAGAACGCGGTCCGCATCGACTGGAAGTCCGACCTCCAGGACCCGGTCCGCCGCGACTTCGTCGACCAGGCCGGCTTCGAGGCACTGCTGTCGGCCAAGGGCATCGCCAACGACGACACCGTCGTGCTGTACGGCGGCAACAACAACTGGTTCGCGTCCTACGCGTACTGGTACTTCAAGCTCTACGGCCACGACGCGGTGAAGCTGCTCGACGGCGGCCGCAAGAAGTGGGAGCTGGACGCCCGCGAGCTGGTCGACGAGGTGCCCGCGCGCGCCGCGACGACGTACCGGGCCAAGGCCCAGGACACCTCGATCCGCGCCTACCGCGACGACGTGGTGGCCGCGATCGGCGCGCAGAACCTGGTCGACGTGCGTTCGCCCGACGAGTTCTCCGGGAAGCTGCTCGCCCCCGCGCACCTGCCGCAGGAGCAGTCGCAGCGCCCCGGCCACGTGCCGAGCGCGCGCAACATCCCGTGGTCGAAGAACGCCAACGACGACGGCACCTTCAAGTCGGACGACGAGCTGAAGGCGCTCTACGCCGAGGAGCAGGTCGACCTCGCCACGGACACCATCGCCTACTGCCGGATCGGCGAGCGCTCCGCGCTCACCTGGTTCGTGCTGCACGAGCTGCTCGGCGTGAGCAACGTCAAGAACTACGACGGCTCGTGGACCGAGTACGGGTCCCTGGTCGGCGTGCCGATCGAACTCGGCTCGAACTGA
- a CDS encoding DUF1416 domain-containing protein, with the protein MCGAKAGGPDLAGVDVANETIIQGSVTRDGEPVSGYVRLLDGGGEFTAEVPTSATGQFRFFAAPGTWTLRALVPGATVDRTVVAQQGAAAEVAIAV; encoded by the coding sequence ATGTGTGGAGCGAAGGCCGGCGGCCCGGACCTGGCAGGAGTTGACGTGGCGAACGAGACGATCATCCAGGGGTCCGTGACCCGCGACGGCGAGCCGGTCAGCGGCTATGTGCGGCTGCTGGACGGCGGCGGCGAGTTCACGGCGGAGGTGCCGACCTCGGCCACCGGGCAGTTCCGCTTCTTCGCCGCCCCCGGCACCTGGACCCTGCGCGCCCTCGTCCCGGGCGCCACGGTCGACCGCACGGTGGTGGCCCAGCAGGGCGCCGCGGCAGAGGTCGCCATCGCCGTCTGA
- a CDS encoding DUF3099 domain-containing protein, which translates to MYARRRHWYFAMMGTCVVLFVLAWSVVRLWSVQAAIGMCLFAMVIPPVAAIVANRKGPEDRWWDEKGPRGGKEADRKADEAAPEPDKRMRGGCGDPQSDAWWAELDEGNRNRKRHRD; encoded by the coding sequence GTGTACGCGCGTCGTCGTCACTGGTATTTCGCCATGATGGGCACCTGCGTAGTGCTCTTCGTCCTGGCGTGGTCCGTCGTGCGCCTCTGGTCGGTGCAGGCGGCCATCGGCATGTGCCTGTTCGCCATGGTGATCCCGCCCGTCGCGGCGATCGTGGCGAACCGGAAAGGCCCCGAGGACCGGTGGTGGGACGAGAAGGGCCCACGCGGCGGCAAGGAAGCCGACCGGAAAGCCGACGAGGCCGCGCCCGAGCCGGACAAGCGGATGCGCGGCGGATGCGGCGACCCGCAGTCGGACGCGTGGTGGGCGGAGTTGGACGAGGGAAACCGCAACCGCAAGCGCCACCGCGACTGA
- a CDS encoding alpha/beta fold hydrolase produces MTDFVLVPGAWLGSSAWDEVAARLRVAGHGAHPLTLTGVAERGGEEPAGQQAHVRDIVSAVEDADLHDVVLVGHSYSGIPVGQAAGRIGDRLTRVVFVDANVPVEGGSFVTSFPGGGEVAEAVTAGGGFWAPPGPEDLDGQGLTPEQTARLLAGATPHPGASLTEPAALPRPLEALPATYIKCLLDWPEPSGTVAELLTGDTWELVEMDTGHWPMFSQPDELVRILLDAAAG; encoded by the coding sequence ATGACGGATTTCGTACTTGTGCCAGGCGCCTGGCTCGGTTCGTCGGCGTGGGACGAGGTGGCGGCGCGGCTGCGGGTGGCCGGCCACGGCGCCCACCCGCTCACGCTCACCGGGGTCGCGGAGCGCGGCGGCGAGGAGCCGGCCGGGCAGCAGGCCCACGTGCGGGACATCGTCAGCGCGGTCGAGGACGCCGACCTGCACGACGTGGTCCTGGTCGGGCACAGCTACTCGGGCATCCCGGTCGGCCAGGCCGCGGGGCGGATCGGGGACCGGCTGACCCGCGTGGTGTTCGTGGACGCCAACGTGCCGGTCGAGGGCGGGTCGTTCGTGACGAGCTTCCCGGGTGGCGGCGAGGTGGCCGAGGCGGTCACCGCGGGCGGCGGCTTCTGGGCGCCGCCCGGGCCGGAGGACCTCGACGGCCAGGGACTCACCCCCGAGCAGACCGCCCGGCTGCTGGCCGGCGCCACACCCCACCCGGGTGCGAGCCTCACCGAGCCGGCGGCGCTCCCCCGCCCGCTGGAAGCCCTGCCGGCGACGTACATCAAGTGCCTGCTGGACTGGCCGGAGCCGAGCGGGACCGTCGCGGAGCTGCTCACCGGCGACACCTGGGAGCTGGTCGAGATGGACACCGGGCACTGGCCGATGTTCTCGCAGCCCGACGAGCTGGTCCGCATCCTGCTCGACGCCGCCGCGGGCTGA
- a CDS encoding DsrE family protein — MTNKVVIKVTAGADAPERCSQAFTVAAVAVASGVDVSLWLTGESAWFALPGRAAEFELPHSAPLPDLLDAVLAGGQVTLCTQCAARRDITERDVMDGVRIAGAQVFVSEITKDGVQALVY, encoded by the coding sequence ATGACAAATAAAGTCGTGATCAAGGTGACGGCAGGCGCGGACGCGCCCGAGCGGTGCTCGCAGGCGTTCACCGTGGCGGCGGTCGCCGTGGCCAGCGGGGTGGACGTGTCGCTCTGGCTCACCGGCGAGTCCGCGTGGTTCGCCCTGCCCGGGCGGGCCGCGGAGTTCGAACTCCCGCACTCCGCGCCGCTGCCCGACCTGCTCGACGCCGTGCTGGCCGGCGGCCAGGTCACCCTGTGCACGCAGTGCGCGGCCCGCCGTGACATCACCGAGCGCGACGTCATGGATGGTGTACGGATCGCGGGCGCGCAGGTGTTCGTCAGCGAGATCACCAAGGACGGTGTGCAGGCGCTCGTCTACTGA
- a CDS encoding FABP family protein gives MIEIPSDLHPTLVPLAFLLGRWTGAGVHDFPGAEKCNFGQEVAFTHDGRPFLEYTSHTWVLDEEGRKVRPLESETGYWRIDAERKVDVTTTRDEGVVEIWTGELADGKPQIDLVTDAVARLPVAPAYSGGKRLYGYVNSDLMWVGEKATPEVPLRAYMSAHLKKVVDPKEWAADVKDLPDDGIAFFK, from the coding sequence ATGATCGAGATCCCCTCCGACCTGCACCCGACGCTGGTCCCGCTCGCCTTCCTGCTGGGGCGCTGGACCGGGGCGGGCGTGCACGACTTCCCCGGCGCCGAGAAGTGCAACTTCGGGCAGGAGGTCGCCTTCACCCACGACGGCCGGCCGTTCCTGGAGTACACCTCGCACACCTGGGTGCTGGACGAGGAGGGCCGCAAGGTCAGGCCGCTGGAGTCCGAGACCGGCTACTGGCGGATCGACGCCGAGCGCAAGGTGGACGTGACCACCACCCGCGACGAGGGCGTCGTCGAGATCTGGACCGGCGAGCTGGCCGACGGCAAGCCGCAGATCGACCTGGTCACGGACGCGGTGGCGCGGCTGCCGGTCGCCCCCGCGTACAGCGGCGGCAAGCGGCTCTACGGGTACGTCAACAGCGACCTGATGTGGGTCGGCGAGAAGGCCACCCCCGAGGTGCCGCTGCGCGCGTACATGTCCGCGCACCTGAAGAAGGTGGTGGACCCCAAGGAGTGGGCCGCCGATGTGAAGGACCTTCCCGACGACGGAATCGCCTTCTTCAAGTAG
- a CDS encoding Fur family transcriptional regulator: protein MASTDWKSDLRQRGYRLTPQRELVLEAVDALDHATPEGILCEVRKTASGINISTVYRTLELLEELGLVNHAHLGHGAPTYHLADRYDHMHLVCRDCDRVTEADVSFAAPLKDGLRAEFGFETDMKHFAIFGRCRDCARKAAQES, encoded by the coding sequence GTGGCGAGCACTGACTGGAAGAGCGATCTGCGGCAGCGCGGGTACCGGCTGACCCCGCAGCGCGAGCTTGTCCTGGAGGCCGTCGACGCCCTCGACCACGCGACGCCCGAGGGCATCCTGTGCGAGGTGCGCAAGACCGCCTCCGGGATCAACATCTCCACGGTCTACCGGACCCTGGAGCTGCTGGAGGAACTGGGCCTGGTCAACCACGCCCACCTGGGCCACGGCGCCCCCACCTACCACCTCGCCGACCGGTACGACCACATGCACCTGGTCTGCCGGGACTGCGACCGGGTGACCGAGGCCGACGTGAGCTTCGCGGCCCCGCTCAAGGACGGGCTGCGCGCGGAGTTCGGCTTCGAGACGGACATGAAGCACTTCGCGATCTTCGGCCGCTGCCGGGACTGCGCCCGCAAGGCCGCGCAGGAAAGCTAG
- the ygfZ gene encoding CAF17-like 4Fe-4S cluster assembly/insertion protein YgfZ, whose translation MNKSPLLSLPGAVPAEGPDEGVAAHYGDLFREQRALADGTGFVDLSHRGVVTVSGADRLSWLHLLLTQHVEQLPPHQATEALILSAHGHIEHALYLVDDGTTTWMHVEPGSQEALIAYLESMKFFYRVEVADATDQYAVVYLPAGSIAQVPTEWAVRETPYGRDVFVPRDKLEGFTATAGPAAGVLAHEALRIEAHRPRVGLETDHRTIPHELGWLESAVHLQKGCYRGQETVARVHNLGRPPRRLVFLHLDGSEVRLPAHGAPVRVAVEGADPAEGRAIGFVTSSARHWELGPIALALVKRNTPEHATLIADENTAAAQETVVAP comes from the coding sequence ATGAACAAGAGCCCTTTGCTGTCGCTGCCCGGCGCCGTCCCCGCAGAAGGCCCTGACGAAGGCGTCGCCGCCCACTACGGCGACCTGTTCCGCGAGCAGCGCGCGCTCGCGGACGGCACCGGTTTCGTGGACCTGTCGCACCGCGGAGTCGTCACCGTCAGCGGGGCGGACCGGCTCTCCTGGCTGCACCTGCTGCTCACCCAGCACGTCGAGCAGCTCCCGCCGCACCAGGCCACCGAGGCACTGATCCTGTCCGCGCACGGCCACATCGAGCACGCCCTGTACCTGGTCGACGACGGCACCACCACATGGATGCACGTCGAACCCGGCAGCCAGGAGGCGCTGATCGCCTACCTGGAGAGCATGAAGTTCTTCTACCGGGTCGAAGTCGCCGACGCCACCGACCAGTACGCGGTGGTGTACCTGCCGGCCGGTTCGATCGCCCAGGTGCCCACCGAGTGGGCGGTGCGCGAGACGCCGTACGGCCGCGACGTGTTCGTGCCGCGCGACAAGCTGGAGGGCTTCACGGCCACGGCGGGTCCCGCGGCCGGAGTGCTCGCCCACGAGGCGCTGCGAATCGAGGCGCACCGGCCGCGGGTGGGCCTGGAGACCGATCACCGTACGATCCCGCACGAGCTGGGGTGGCTGGAGAGCGCGGTGCACCTGCAGAAGGGGTGCTACCGGGGCCAGGAGACCGTCGCCCGCGTGCACAACCTGGGGCGGCCGCCGCGCCGCCTCGTCTTCCTCCACCTCGACGGCAGCGAGGTGCGGCTGCCGGCCCACGGCGCTCCCGTGCGCGTCGCCGTCGAAGGCGCCGACCCCGCCGAGGGCCGCGCGATCGGCTTCGTCACCTCTTCCGCCCGGCACTGGGAACTGGGCCCCATCGCCCTCGCCCTGGTCAAGCGGAACACCCCGGAGCACGCGACGCTGATCGCCGACGAGAACACCGCGGCGGCCCAGGAGACGGTGGTCGCGCCGTAG